Within the Gemmatimonadaceae bacterium genome, the region ACTCCATGCCATTCGAGCCACCTAAAATTCGTAAGCTGTTCCAGTCCCTTCGCGGAGCGTCGCGATTTGCCTTTCCCAGGCGGCGCGAACGCATCCAAGCGCCGGACAAGCACGGTGTCTACATCATCTTCTCTCCAAGGGGTGCGGTGCTACACGTGGGTCGTACGTTGCGCGGCAAACGTGGTCTTCGCCAGCGCCTGAAGAACCATCTGCATGGCTCATCTTCCTTCACGATCCAGTATCTGAAAGGCAAGGGATCGCGACTTCGGAGCGGGTATGAGTTCTCGTTCATCGAGATCTCGGACGCCCGCACGCGCGCGCTCCTCGAGGCGTATGCTGTCGGGCGCCTCTGCCCCAAGCATCTCGGCGTAGGCGAGAGCGCTGCCTAAAGATGGTTGGTGCTGATGGCCGGGCTTGGGTAGCGGCGCCTGCGGCGCCGCATTCTATATTTGAACGGCCACAGCGCAACCGAACGTTAGGTGGCGATCCCACGTATCAGTGACGCACCTATTCTTCGATGATAGTCATCACGCTCAAGGAGAGTTTTCGCTTGGCGCATTCGTCGTTTTCGATGGCGACCCCAGCGAGAAAGTAAATCAAGCTCT harbors:
- a CDS encoding GIY-YIG nuclease family protein, whose translation is MPFEPPKIRKLFQSLRGASRFAFPRRRERIQAPDKHGVYIIFSPRGAVLHVGRTLRGKRGLRQRLKNHLHGSSSFTIQYLKGKGSRLRSGYEFSFIEISDARTRALLEAYAVGRLCPKHLGVGESAA